Proteins encoded within one genomic window of Musa acuminata AAA Group cultivar baxijiao unplaced genomic scaffold, Cavendish_Baxijiao_AAA HiC_scaffold_946, whole genome shotgun sequence:
- the LOC135665138 gene encoding ATP synthase subunit alpha, chloroplastic gives MVTLRADEISNIIRERIEQYSREIKIVNTGTVLQVGDGIARVHGLDEVMAGELVEFQEGTIGIALNLESNNVGVVLMGDGLMIQEGSSVKATGRIAQIPVSEGYLGRVINALAKPIDGRGEISASESRLIESPAPGIISRRSVYEPLQTGLIAIDSMIPIGRGQRELIIGDRQTGKTAVATDTILNQKGQNVICVYVAIGQKASSVAQVVTTFREKGAMEYTIVVAETADSPATLQYLAPYTGAALAEFFMYRGQHTLIIYDDLSKQAQAYRQMSLLLRRPPGREAYPGDVFYLHSRLLERAAKSNSSLGEGSMTALPIVETQSGDVSAYIPTNVISITDGQIFLSADLFNAGIRPAINVGISVSRVGSAAQIKAMKQVAGKSKLELAQFTELEAFAQFASDLDKATQNQLARGQRLRELLKQSQSDPLAVEEQIATIYTGANGYLDPLEIGQVKKFLSQLRSYLKNNKPKFQEIISSTKTFTEEVEFLLKEAIQEQIELFLLQEQT, from the coding sequence atggtaacccttcgagccgacgaaattagtaatattattcgtgagcgtattgaacaatatagtagagaaataaagattgtgaataccggtaccgtacttcaagtaggcgacggaattgctcgtgttcatggtcttgatgaagtaatggcaggtgaattagtagagtttcaagagggtacaataggcattgctctgaatttggaatcaaataatgttggcgttgtattaatgggtgatggtttgatgatacaagagggaagttccgtaaaagcaacaggacgaattgctcagatacctgtgagtgagggttatttgggtcgtgttataaatgctctggctaaacctattgatgggagaggtgaaatttcagcttctgaatctcggttaattgaatctcctgccccaggtattatttctagacgttctgtatatgagcctcttcaaacggggcttattgccattgattcgatgatccctataggacgcggtcagcgagaattaattattggggacagacagaccggcaaaacagccgtagccacagatacgattctcaatcaaaaaggtcaaaatgtaatatgtgtttatgtagctattggtcaaaaagcatcttctgtggctcaggtagtgactactttccgggaaaagggggcgatggaatatactattgtggtagccgaaacggcggattcacctgctacattacaatacctcgctccttatacgggagcggctctggctgagttttttatgtatcgtggacaacatactttaataatttatgatgatctctccaaacaggcacaagcttatcgccaaatgtctcttctattaagaagacctcccggtcgtgaagcttatccaggagatgttttttatttgcattcacgacttttggaaagagccgctaaatcaaattctagtttaggtgaaggaagtatgaccgctttaccgatagttgagactcaatctggagacgtttcagcttatattcctactaatgtaatttccattacagatggacaaatattcttatctgccgatctattcaatgctggaatccgacctgctattaatgtgggtatttccgtttccagagtaggatccgcagctcaaattaaagccatgaaacaagtagccggcaaatcaaaattggaactagcgcaattcacagagttagaagcctttgcacaattcgcttctgatctcgataaagctactcagaatcaattggcaagaggtcaacgattacgcgagttgcttaaacaatcccaatcagaccctctcgcagtggaagaacagatagctactatttataccggagcgaatggatatcttgatccgctagaaattggacaggtaaagaaatttctcagtcagttacgtagctacttaaaaaacaataaacctaaatttcaagaaattatatcttctaccaagacattcaccgaggaagtagaatttcttttgaaggaagctattcaagaacagatcgaactgtttttacttcaggaacaaacataa